The proteins below are encoded in one region of Paenacidovorax monticola:
- the glyA gene encoding serine hydroxymethyltransferase, which produces MYHRNILVEQTDPELFAAIQAENQRQEEHIELIASENYASPAVMWAQGTQLTNKYAEGYPGRRYYGGCEYVDVAEQLAIDRVKQLFGAEAANVQAHCGASANEAVFLAFLKPGDTIMGMSLAEGGHLTHGMALNMSGKWFNVVSYGLNAKEEIDYDAMEAKAREHKPKLIVAGASAYSLHIDFARFAKIAKEIGAIFMVDMAHYAGLIAAGVYPNPVPHADVVTSTTHKSLRGPRGGIILMKAEHEKAINSAIFPGLQGGPLMHVIAAKAVAFKEALSPEFKAYQQQVITNARVVAETLTQRGLRIVSGGTQSHVMLVDLRAKGITGKEAEAVLGQAHMTINKNAIPNDPEKPMVTSGIRVGTPAMTTRGFKDEEARLTANLLADVLDNPRDEANIAAVRAKVNALTARFPVYR; this is translated from the coding sequence ATGTACCACCGCAATATTCTTGTCGAACAGACCGACCCCGAGCTCTTTGCCGCCATCCAGGCCGAGAACCAGCGCCAGGAAGAGCACATTGAGCTGATCGCGAGCGAGAACTATGCCTCGCCCGCCGTCATGTGGGCCCAGGGCACGCAGCTCACCAACAAGTACGCCGAAGGCTATCCGGGCCGCCGCTACTACGGTGGCTGCGAGTACGTGGATGTGGCCGAGCAGCTGGCCATCGACCGCGTGAAGCAACTGTTCGGCGCCGAAGCCGCCAACGTGCAGGCACACTGCGGCGCCTCGGCCAACGAGGCCGTGTTCCTCGCCTTCCTCAAGCCCGGCGACACCATCATGGGCATGAGCCTGGCCGAAGGCGGCCACCTGACCCACGGCATGGCGCTGAACATGTCGGGCAAGTGGTTCAACGTGGTCTCCTACGGCCTGAACGCCAAGGAAGAGATCGACTACGACGCCATGGAAGCCAAGGCGCGCGAGCACAAGCCCAAGCTCATCGTGGCCGGTGCCTCGGCCTACTCGCTGCACATCGACTTCGCCCGCTTCGCGAAGATCGCCAAGGAAATCGGCGCCATCTTCATGGTGGACATGGCCCACTACGCCGGCCTGATCGCCGCGGGCGTGTACCCCAATCCCGTGCCGCACGCCGACGTGGTGACCTCCACCACGCACAAGAGCCTGCGCGGCCCGCGCGGCGGCATCATCCTGATGAAGGCCGAGCACGAGAAGGCCATCAACAGCGCGATCTTCCCGGGCCTGCAGGGCGGCCCGCTGATGCACGTGATCGCGGCCAAGGCCGTGGCCTTCAAGGAGGCGCTGTCGCCCGAGTTCAAGGCCTACCAGCAGCAGGTCATCACCAACGCGCGTGTCGTGGCCGAGACGCTCACGCAGCGCGGCCTGCGCATCGTGAGCGGCGGCACGCAAAGCCACGTCATGCTCGTGGACCTGCGCGCCAAGGGCATCACCGGCAAGGAAGCCGAGGCCGTGCTGGGCCAGGCCCACATGACCATCAACAAGAACGCCATCCCGAACGACCCCGAGAAGCCGATGGTGACCAGCGGCATCCGCGTGGGCACGCCCGCGATGACCACGCGCGGCTTCAAGGACGAGGAAGCCCGCCTCACGGCCAATCTGCTGGCCGACGTGCTGGATAACCCGCGCGACGAAGCCAACATCGCCGCCGTGCGCGCCAAGGTCAACGCGCTGACGGCCCGCTTCCCGGTCTACCGCTGA
- the nrdR gene encoding transcriptional regulator NrdR, whose translation MKCPFCGHPETQVVETRVSEDGDFIRRRRQCGACDKRFTTYERPEVNFPAIVKKDGRRIEYERGKLLGSFNLALRKRPVSTTQIDTAIERIEEKLLNLGQREVLSSRIGELVMRELKKLDKVAYIRFASVYRSFEDIDEFKTLVDEVRR comes from the coding sequence ATGAAGTGCCCCTTCTGCGGCCACCCGGAGACGCAGGTCGTCGAAACCCGCGTGTCCGAGGATGGGGACTTCATCCGCAGGCGCCGCCAGTGCGGCGCCTGCGACAAGCGCTTCACCACCTACGAGCGGCCGGAAGTGAACTTCCCGGCCATCGTCAAGAAGGACGGCCGGCGCATCGAGTACGAACGCGGCAAGCTGCTCGGCTCGTTCAACCTCGCGCTGCGCAAGCGCCCCGTGAGCACCACGCAGATCGACACCGCCATCGAGCGCATCGAGGAAAAGCTGCTCAACCTGGGCCAGCGCGAAGTGCTGTCCAGCCGCATCGGCGAGCTCGTGATGCGCGAGCTCAAGAAGCTCGACAAGGTCGCCTACATCCGCTTCGCAAGCGTGTACCGCAGCTTCGAGGACATCGACGAATTCAAGACCCTCGTCGACGAAGTGCGCCGCTGA
- a CDS encoding DMT family transporter: MARVKTRHFVQLVLLSALWGASFLFIRVASPVLGPNVMAALRIGLGALTLVAIMRVANEDWPWRHWRELVGLGLLTVAAPFLLYAWAALRLPAGYSSLLNTMAVPFGVLAAAWFKEDTLSARKWLGCICGFAGVALIVQLGPIEPTPALLAAALTCVVASACYGISTTWMKRATQRMSPLSIAAGIHVAALALLLPGAAWSWHEARFTPGALAAVAVMGVLTSGLAYWLNLRVLSQVSPVAAMSSAFMIPLFGVAWGHLFLGEALGPGMLWGGALVLLATALVTGFNPLRALLSALPRRPLG; the protein is encoded by the coding sequence ATGGCACGGGTGAAGACCCGCCATTTCGTGCAGCTCGTGCTGCTCTCGGCCCTCTGGGGCGCCTCCTTCCTGTTCATCCGCGTCGCCAGCCCCGTGCTCGGCCCCAACGTCATGGCCGCGCTGCGCATCGGCCTGGGCGCGCTCACGCTCGTGGCCATCATGCGCGTGGCGAATGAAGACTGGCCCTGGCGCCACTGGCGCGAACTCGTTGGGCTGGGCCTGCTCACCGTGGCGGCCCCCTTCCTGCTCTATGCATGGGCCGCCCTGCGCCTGCCCGCGGGCTACAGCTCGCTGCTCAACACCATGGCCGTGCCCTTCGGCGTGCTCGCGGCCGCATGGTTCAAGGAAGACACGCTGAGCGCGCGCAAGTGGCTGGGCTGCATCTGCGGCTTTGCCGGCGTGGCGCTGATCGTGCAGCTTGGCCCCATCGAGCCCACCCCGGCCCTGCTGGCCGCCGCGCTCACCTGCGTGGTGGCATCGGCCTGCTACGGCATCTCGACCACCTGGATGAAGCGCGCCACCCAGCGCATGTCGCCGCTGTCGATCGCGGCGGGCATCCATGTGGCCGCCCTTGCGCTGCTGCTGCCCGGCGCGGCATGGAGCTGGCACGAGGCCCGCTTCACGCCCGGCGCACTCGCCGCCGTGGCCGTGATGGGCGTGCTGACCTCGGGCCTGGCCTACTGGCTCAACCTGCGCGTGCTGTCCCAGGTCTCGCCCGTGGCGGCCATGAGCTCGGCCTTCATGATTCCGCTGTTCGGCGTGGCCTGGGGCCACCTGTTCCTGGGCGAGGCGCTGGGGCCCGGCATGCTCTGGGGCGGCGCGCTGGTACTGCTCGCCACCGCGCTGGTCACGGGCTTCAACCCGCTGCGCGCCCTGCTCTCGGCGCTACCGCGCCGGCCCCTGGGCTGA
- a CDS encoding bifunctional metallophosphatase/5'-nucleotidase translates to MSAPVRLRAAAAALACALAGCATGPAQRAEPPLMDITVIGFNDLHGNLEPPRLAVPVPASTGATAVPAGGAAYFASAIAAIKARSPHHAVVSAGDMVGASPLVSALFLDEPTIEAVNRMGIDFHAAGNHEFDKGWRELLRLQRGGCEKHTVREPCQLSQPFEGAKFGFLAANTLQESGRTLLPPTGLKRFTQDGVTVTVGFIGLTLRATPTMVAPAGVAGLRFADEADTANALVPALRAQGADVVVVVIHEGGSTHAPVTEPGCEGLSGDIVPILQRLDPSVDLVISGHTHQSYICDYGRVDPARPFLLTSAGQYGTLLTEIRLGVDPRTRRVARKSARQVIVQGEAFTGSQGAVPLHAGFPVFAPDAGVARIVERYRAAAVPLAQRPVGQASGPFTRRPTASGETVLGNLIADAQLAATRAPERGGAQISFMNPGGVRAELVPDGQGLVRYGQLFTVQPFGNSLEVRSYTGAQLHAVLEQQFDSGTNTVERPRILAVSEGFTYRYDLSRPPGQRVSDLRLHGAPVAPQDVVRVVLSSFLATGGDNFTVFTQGRDAVGGGQDLDAFEAYFRDHSPVAPPRADRIRRAGA, encoded by the coding sequence GTGAGCGCGCCCGTCCGACTGCGCGCGGCCGCCGCCGCGCTCGCGTGCGCCCTGGCGGGGTGCGCCACGGGGCCCGCGCAGCGGGCCGAGCCGCCGCTCATGGACATCACCGTGATCGGCTTCAACGACCTGCACGGCAACCTGGAGCCGCCGCGCCTGGCTGTGCCCGTGCCGGCCAGTACGGGCGCCACGGCGGTGCCTGCGGGCGGGGCGGCCTATTTCGCGAGCGCCATCGCCGCCATCAAGGCGCGCAGCCCGCACCATGCCGTCGTGTCGGCGGGCGACATGGTGGGGGCCTCGCCGCTGGTGTCGGCGCTGTTCCTCGACGAACCCACGATCGAGGCCGTCAACCGCATGGGCATCGACTTCCACGCGGCGGGCAACCACGAATTCGACAAGGGCTGGCGCGAGCTGCTGCGCCTGCAGCGCGGCGGCTGCGAGAAGCACACGGTGCGCGAGCCCTGCCAGCTGAGCCAGCCCTTCGAGGGCGCGAAGTTCGGCTTCCTTGCGGCCAACACGCTGCAGGAGAGTGGCCGCACGCTGCTGCCGCCCACGGGCCTCAAGCGCTTCACGCAGGACGGTGTCACGGTCACCGTGGGCTTCATCGGCCTTACGCTGCGCGCCACGCCCACCATGGTGGCACCCGCCGGTGTGGCGGGCCTGCGCTTTGCCGACGAGGCCGACACGGCCAATGCCCTCGTGCCCGCGCTGCGCGCGCAGGGGGCCGATGTGGTCGTGGTCGTGATCCACGAGGGCGGCAGCACGCACGCGCCCGTCACCGAGCCGGGCTGCGAGGGGCTCTCGGGCGACATCGTGCCCATCCTGCAGCGGCTCGATCCTTCGGTGGACCTGGTCATCTCGGGCCACACGCACCAGTCCTACATCTGCGACTACGGCCGCGTGGACCCTGCACGGCCTTTCCTGCTCACGAGCGCGGGCCAGTACGGCACGCTGCTGACCGAAATCCGCCTGGGCGTGGACCCGCGCACGCGCCGCGTGGCGCGCAAGTCGGCGCGCCAGGTCATCGTGCAGGGCGAGGCCTTCACGGGCTCGCAGGGCGCCGTGCCGTTGCACGCGGGCTTTCCCGTCTTCGCGCCCGACGCGGGCGTGGCGCGCATCGTGGAGCGCTACCGCGCGGCCGCCGTTCCGCTGGCCCAGCGGCCCGTGGGGCAAGCGAGCGGGCCTTTCACGCGCCGCCCCACGGCTTCGGGCGAGACGGTGCTGGGCAACCTCATCGCCGACGCGCAACTGGCCGCCACGCGCGCGCCCGAGCGCGGCGGCGCACAGATCTCGTTCATGAACCCCGGTGGCGTGCGTGCCGAGCTGGTGCCTGACGGGCAGGGGCTGGTGCGCTATGGCCAGCTTTTCACCGTACAGCCCTTCGGCAACAGCCTGGAGGTGCGCAGCTATACCGGGGCGCAGCTGCACGCGGTGCTGGAGCAGCAGTTCGACAGCGGCACGAACACGGTGGAGCGTCCGCGCATCCTGGCCGTGTCCGAGGGCTTCACCTACCGCTACGACCTCTCCCGGCCGCCCGGGCAGCGCGTGAGTGACCTGCGCCTGCACGGTGCGCCCGTCGCCCCGCAGGACGTGGTGCGCGTGGTGCTCAGCAGCTTCCTCGCCACGGGGGGCGACAACTTTACGGTGTTCACCCAGGGGCGCGACGCGGTGGGCGGCGGGCAGGACCTCGATGCGTTCGAGGCCTATTTCCGCGATCACAGCCCCGTGGCGCCGCCGCGCGCGGACCGCATCCGGCGCGCGGGCGCCTGA
- the aroC gene encoding chorismate synthase has product MSGNTIGTLFAVTNFGESHGPAIGCVIDGCPPGMALSEADIQADLDRRRPGTSRHVTQRNEPDAVEILSGVYEGKTTGTPIALLIRNTDQRSKDYSNIAQSFRPGHADYTYWHKYGIRDPRGGGRSSARLTAPTVAAGAVAKKWLAEKYGTRFRACMTQLGELAIPFESWEHVPNNPFFAPVADVQAYEDYMDALRKAGDSCGARIRVQATGVPVGLGEPLYDKLDADIAHAMMGLNAVKGVEIGAGFASVAQRGTTHGDSLTPEGFRSNNAGGVLGGISTGQDIEVSLAIKPTSSIISPRESIDIHGQSTEVITKGRHDPCVGIRAAPIAEALLALVLMDHALRHRAQCGDVAVEVAPIRASFL; this is encoded by the coding sequence ATGAGCGGCAATACCATCGGCACCCTTTTCGCAGTCACCAATTTCGGTGAATCCCACGGCCCGGCCATCGGCTGCGTGATCGACGGGTGCCCGCCCGGCATGGCGCTTTCCGAGGCCGACATCCAGGCCGACCTGGATCGCCGCCGCCCCGGCACGAGCCGCCACGTGACCCAGCGCAACGAGCCCGATGCCGTCGAGATCCTCTCGGGCGTCTACGAGGGCAAGACCACGGGCACGCCCATTGCGCTGCTGATCCGCAATACCGACCAGCGCAGCAAGGACTACTCCAACATCGCCCAGAGCTTCCGTCCGGGCCATGCCGACTACACCTACTGGCACAAGTACGGCATCCGCGACCCGCGCGGCGGCGGGCGATCCTCGGCGCGGCTCACGGCCCCGACGGTGGCGGCGGGCGCCGTGGCCAAGAAGTGGCTGGCCGAGAAGTACGGCACGCGCTTTCGCGCCTGCATGACCCAGCTGGGCGAGCTGGCCATTCCGTTCGAGAGCTGGGAGCATGTGCCGAACAACCCCTTCTTCGCCCCCGTGGCCGACGTGCAGGCCTACGAGGACTACATGGATGCGCTGCGCAAGGCCGGCGATTCGTGCGGCGCGCGCATCCGCGTGCAGGCCACGGGCGTGCCCGTGGGCCTGGGCGAGCCCCTGTACGACAAGCTCGACGCCGACATTGCCCACGCCATGATGGGGCTCAACGCCGTGAAGGGCGTGGAGATCGGTGCCGGCTTCGCGAGCGTGGCCCAGCGCGGCACCACGCACGGCGATTCGCTCACGCCCGAGGGCTTTCGCAGCAACAATGCGGGCGGCGTGCTGGGCGGCATCAGCACGGGGCAGGACATCGAGGTGTCGCTCGCGATCAAGCCCACCAGTTCCATCATCAGCCCGCGCGAGTCGATCGACATCCACGGCCAGAGTACCGAAGTCATCACCAAGGGGCGCCACGACCCGTGCGTGGGCATCCGCGCCGCGCCCATCGCCGAAGCGCTGCTCGCGCTCGTGCTGATGGACCACGCGCTGCGCCACCGCGCGCAGTGCGGCGACGTGGCGGTGGAAGTCGCGCCCATCCGCGCCTCGTTCCTGTGA
- a CDS encoding EAL domain-containing protein — translation MPQVLDASDSAIIVTNEHRCITYVNGGFERMFGYRLADILGRHPSELLIGPHTDSTLLQTIRDSLHVQGRYAGEALVYDQAKQPRWVSMVINASPRPPGQDAPGRTVTVLSDITSTKMHETLQTRVLEGMVNELPLPELMKLVCNEVERIAPDVVASLLSVDAQGRIHPLAAPNLPRFIHQAIDGAPIGPKAGSCGTAAFRGQPVEVTDIATDPLWEDYRDLFLPTGLRACWSSPIKNREGRVVGTFAFYFREPRTPSPLHRRLVEVCLHLCAVAIERDAAHARIHQLAYFDGLTGLPNRALFRSSAERVLDRLRESPTPAALLYIDLDRFKLVNDSQGHAAGDVLLQEIATRLTHGIRARDLVTRLAGDEFALLLVDCPPARAALMAQHTLQAIAQPMEIQGQINVPHASIGVALYPEDGGDIDTLLRHAGQAMTQAKSESRHSLRLFSPEMNRRTQERAALERALRQVIDQRGLALHYQPQLPSTTPGRLYGVEALARWHHPEWGHVPPDRFIPMAEEAGLIQELTHWLLDEVCRQLAEWRATGLVVPHVALNLSARNFHDADFANQVYATLQRHGLAPGDLMLEITESVMMDALPATVANIQALHARGLRLSLDDFGTGYSSLSYLHRLPITELKLDKSFVQDLATSETARALTLSVLSIARSLGMTVVAEGVETEEQRAWLDAQGCPVMQGYLFCRPVPPAQLAEWLGAMTAEL, via the coding sequence CTGCCGCAGGTGCTGGACGCGAGCGACAGCGCCATCATCGTCACCAATGAGCACCGCTGCATCACCTATGTGAATGGCGGGTTCGAGCGCATGTTCGGCTACCGCCTGGCCGACATCCTGGGCCGGCACCCCAGCGAACTGCTGATAGGCCCCCACACCGACAGCACGCTGCTCCAGACGATTCGCGACAGCCTGCACGTGCAGGGCCGCTACGCCGGCGAGGCCCTGGTCTACGACCAGGCCAAGCAGCCACGCTGGGTGTCGATGGTCATCAACGCAAGCCCGCGCCCCCCCGGGCAGGATGCGCCGGGGCGCACCGTCACGGTACTGTCCGACATCACATCCACCAAGATGCACGAGACCCTGCAGACCCGCGTGCTCGAAGGCATGGTGAACGAGCTGCCGCTGCCCGAGCTGATGAAACTGGTCTGCAACGAAGTCGAGCGCATCGCGCCCGACGTGGTGGCCTCGCTGCTCTCGGTGGACGCGCAGGGGCGCATCCATCCGCTGGCGGCGCCCAACCTGCCGCGCTTCATCCACCAGGCCATCGATGGCGCTCCGATCGGCCCCAAGGCCGGCTCCTGCGGCACCGCGGCCTTCCGCGGCCAGCCCGTGGAGGTGACCGACATCGCCACCGATCCGCTCTGGGAGGACTACCGCGACCTGTTCCTGCCCACGGGCCTACGCGCCTGCTGGTCCAGCCCCATCAAGAACCGCGAAGGCCGGGTGGTCGGCACTTTCGCGTTCTACTTTCGCGAGCCCCGCACCCCCAGCCCCCTGCACCGCAGGCTGGTGGAGGTCTGCCTGCACCTGTGCGCCGTGGCGATCGAACGCGACGCGGCGCATGCGCGCATCCACCAGCTGGCCTACTTCGACGGACTCACCGGCCTGCCCAACCGCGCCCTCTTCCGCAGCAGCGCCGAGCGCGTGCTCGACCGGCTGCGCGAGTCGCCCACACCGGCGGCGCTGCTGTACATCGACCTGGACCGCTTCAAGCTCGTGAACGACAGCCAGGGCCATGCGGCGGGTGACGTGCTGCTGCAGGAGATCGCCACGCGCCTCACGCACGGCATTCGCGCGCGCGACCTCGTGACCCGCCTGGCGGGCGACGAGTTTGCGCTGCTGCTGGTTGACTGCCCGCCCGCGCGCGCCGCCCTCATGGCCCAGCACACGCTGCAGGCCATCGCCCAGCCCATGGAAATCCAGGGCCAGATCAACGTGCCGCACGCCAGCATCGGCGTGGCGCTCTACCCCGAGGACGGGGGCGACATCGACACGCTGCTGCGCCATGCCGGCCAGGCCATGACCCAGGCCAAGAGCGAAAGCCGCCACAGCCTGCGCCTGTTCAGCCCCGAGATGAACCGGCGCACCCAGGAGCGCGCGGCGCTGGAACGGGCCCTGCGCCAGGTCATCGACCAGCGGGGCCTGGCGCTGCACTACCAGCCCCAGCTACCCAGCACCACCCCCGGCAGGCTGTACGGCGTGGAGGCGCTCGCGCGCTGGCACCACCCCGAATGGGGTCACGTGCCGCCGGACCGCTTCATCCCCATGGCCGAAGAGGCAGGCCTGATCCAGGAACTCACCCACTGGCTGCTCGACGAGGTCTGCCGCCAGCTCGCCGAATGGCGCGCCACGGGGCTGGTCGTGCCCCATGTGGCGCTGAACCTGTCGGCCCGCAACTTCCATGACGCGGATTTCGCCAACCAAGTCTATGCCACGCTGCAGCGCCATGGCCTGGCCCCGGGCGATCTCATGCTGGAGATCACCGAGAGCGTGATGATGGATGCGCTGCCCGCCACCGTCGCCAACATCCAGGCCCTGCACGCGCGCGGGCTGCGCCTGTCGCTCGACGATTTCGGCACGGGCTATTCGAGCCTGAGCTACCTGCACCGGCTGCCGATCACCGAACTCAAGCTCGACAAGAGCTTCGTGCAGGACCTCGCCACGAGCGAGACGGCGCGTGCGCTCACGCTGTCCGTGCTGAGCATCGCGCGCAGCCTGGGCATGACGGTGGTGGCCGAGGGGGTGGAAACCGAGGAGCAGCGCGCCTGGCTCGACGCGCAGGGCTGCCCCGTGATGCAGGGCTACCTGTTCTGCCGCCCCGTGCCACCGGCGCAACTGGCCGAGTGGCTGGGCGCCATGACGGCCGAACTCTGA
- a CDS encoding O-acetylhomoserine aminocarboxypropyltransferase, translating into MPGYSDPGFDTLALHAGSQPDPATGARATPIHLTTSFVFESSDHAASLFNLERPGHVYSRISNPTNAVLEQRVSALEGGVGAIAVASGQAALHLSVATLMGAGSHIVASTALYGGSQNLLHYTLRRFGIETTFVKPGDIDGWRAAVRPNTKLFFGETVGNPGLDVLDIPTVSAIAHEAGVPLLVDSTLTSPWLMKPLELGADLVYHSATKFLSGHGTVVGGIVVDGGSFDWEASGRFEELTAPYDGFHNMVFSEESTVGAFLLRARREGLRDFGACMSPHTAWLILQGIETLPLRMERHMRNTEKVVEFLAGQSFVERVGHPLLASHPSHALAQRLLPRGAGSVFSFDLKGNRAQGKKFIETLKVFSHLANVGDCRSLVIHPASTTHFRMADEALAGAGITQGTIRLSIGLEDPDDLIDDLKRALKAAEKAGA; encoded by the coding sequence ATGCCCGGTTATTCCGATCCTGGCTTTGACACCCTGGCGCTGCACGCAGGCAGCCAGCCCGACCCCGCCACCGGCGCACGCGCCACCCCCATCCACCTCACGACCTCGTTCGTGTTCGAGTCCAGCGACCATGCCGCGTCGCTGTTCAACCTGGAACGCCCCGGCCACGTCTACAGCCGCATCAGCAACCCCACGAACGCGGTGCTGGAGCAGCGCGTCAGCGCGCTCGAAGGCGGCGTGGGCGCCATCGCCGTGGCCAGCGGCCAGGCCGCGCTGCACCTGTCGGTGGCTACGCTCATGGGTGCAGGCAGCCACATCGTGGCGAGCACGGCGCTGTACGGCGGCTCGCAGAACCTGCTGCACTACACGCTGCGCCGCTTCGGCATCGAGACGACCTTCGTCAAGCCCGGAGACATCGACGGCTGGCGCGCCGCCGTGCGCCCCAACACCAAGCTCTTCTTCGGCGAGACCGTGGGCAACCCGGGCCTGGACGTGCTCGACATCCCCACCGTGAGCGCCATTGCCCACGAGGCCGGCGTGCCGCTGCTCGTGGACTCCACGCTCACCTCGCCCTGGCTGATGAAACCGCTGGAGCTGGGCGCCGACCTGGTCTACCACTCGGCCACCAAGTTCCTCTCGGGCCATGGCACCGTGGTCGGCGGCATCGTGGTCGACGGCGGCAGCTTCGACTGGGAGGCCTCGGGCAGGTTCGAGGAGCTCACGGCCCCCTACGACGGCTTCCACAACATGGTGTTCAGCGAGGAGTCCACCGTGGGCGCCTTCCTGCTGCGCGCGCGCCGCGAGGGCCTGCGCGACTTCGGCGCCTGCATGAGCCCGCACACGGCCTGGCTGATCCTGCAAGGCATCGAGACGCTGCCGCTGCGCATGGAGCGCCATATGCGCAACACCGAGAAGGTGGTCGAATTCCTCGCGGGCCAGTCCTTCGTGGAGCGCGTGGGCCACCCGCTGCTCGCGTCGCACCCCAGCCATGCGCTCGCGCAAAGGCTGCTGCCGCGCGGCGCGGGCTCGGTGTTCAGCTTCGACCTCAAGGGCAACCGCGCCCAGGGCAAGAAGTTCATCGAGACGCTCAAGGTCTTCAGCCACCTTGCCAACGTGGGCGACTGCCGCAGCCTGGTGATCCACCCTGCAAGCACCACGCACTTCCGCATGGCCGACGAGGCGCTCGCGGGCGCGGGCATCACGCAGGGCACGATCCGCCTGTCGATCGGGCTGGAGGATCCGGACGACCTCATCGACGACCTCAAGCGCGCGCTCAAGGCCGCAGAAAAGGCAGGTGCGTGA
- a CDS encoding DUF418 domain-containing protein, translating into MGLYAAQLVFSRHWLRTHAYGPAEWLLRALTHWRWPAWRRAPAQA; encoded by the coding sequence TTGGGGCTCTATGCGGCCCAGCTGGTCTTCAGTCGCCACTGGCTGCGCACGCATGCCTACGGCCCGGCCGAGTGGCTGCTGCGGGCGCTCACGCACTGGCGCTGGCCCGCGTGGCGCCGTGCGCCCGCGCAGGCCTGA
- a CDS encoding TetR/AcrR family transcriptional regulator produces MRTIDPARQQARRQQILEAAIACFMRKGFHATRTAEICAQASMSPGNLFHYFPTKEAIIAAIVEEDQRETAERFVAAGRASDLYQALLDIVDDSLRMLADPVYTRIGLEVLAEAVRNPEVFACVARGEEVRKAELARLLAAAVERGQARLALPPAQAADWVLLLLDGAFGRAMVEAHFDTAAYRALVLGALAAVVAPAP; encoded by the coding sequence ATGCGTACCATCGACCCCGCCCGCCAGCAGGCGCGGCGCCAGCAGATCCTGGAGGCCGCCATCGCCTGCTTCATGCGCAAGGGCTTCCACGCCACGCGCACCGCCGAGATCTGTGCCCAGGCGAGCATGAGCCCGGGCAACCTGTTCCATTACTTTCCCACCAAGGAGGCGATCATCGCGGCCATCGTGGAGGAGGACCAGCGCGAGACTGCCGAGCGCTTCGTGGCCGCCGGGCGCGCGAGCGACCTGTACCAGGCCCTGCTGGACATCGTGGACGACAGCCTGCGCATGCTGGCCGATCCCGTGTACACGCGCATCGGCCTGGAAGTGCTGGCCGAGGCCGTGCGCAACCCCGAAGTGTTCGCCTGCGTGGCGCGGGGCGAGGAGGTGCGCAAGGCCGAGTTGGCGCGGCTGCTCGCTGCCGCCGTGGAGCGCGGCCAGGCTCGCCTGGCCCTGCCGCCCGCGCAGGCGGCCGACTGGGTGCTGCTGCTGCTCGACGGCGCCTTCGGCCGCGCCATGGTGGAAGCGCATTTCGACACCGCGGCCTATCGCGCGCTGGTGCTGGGCGCTCTGGCCGCCGTGGTCGCTCCGGCCCCATGA
- a CDS encoding Mpo1-like protein, translated as MDLANHGSAATDPRQFKSFAAFYPFYLSEHSNRTCRRLHFVGCTLALACLVALAATGKPQYLLYGLLCGYGFAWIGHFGFEKNKPASFKRPLYSFMGDWVMYKDLWTGKIPL; from the coding sequence ATGGACCTGGCCAACCACGGCTCGGCAGCCACCGACCCACGGCAGTTCAAGAGCTTCGCCGCGTTCTACCCGTTCTACCTGAGCGAGCACAGCAACCGCACCTGCCGGCGCCTGCACTTCGTGGGCTGCACGCTCGCGCTGGCATGCCTGGTGGCACTGGCGGCCACGGGCAAGCCGCAGTACCTGCTCTACGGCCTGTTGTGCGGCTATGGCTTCGCATGGATCGGGCACTTCGGCTTCGAGAAGAACAAGCCCGCGAGCTTCAAGCGCCCGCTCTACAGCTTCATGGGCGACTGGGTCATGTACAAAGACCTCTGGACGGGCAAGATCCCGCTGTGA